In a genomic window of Wyeomyia smithii strain HCP4-BCI-WySm-NY-G18 chromosome 1, ASM2978416v1, whole genome shotgun sequence:
- the LOC129733907 gene encoding Fanconi anemia group M protein homolog: MSSTPLEVISPNQECVATMLRPSQQSNPYAGFDPHAGVSWLYPVDSTTPEYLPSITEKALHYNSLVVLPNKFEKSFLAAVTMYNIYRWYPLGKVIYVAPKRSFIAEQMAACENLVKFPTGDLVDMVFKPNDRLLYWMSKRIFFITSHMLLCDITRAGENLPLEQTKLIVIDEPQLESRLHVKILQQLAERNANFRVICLSLTSSKTIDAAMLKHWLISSIELQWGNPLEAPEDWLMNKKEISNIATPVGISLQMLLDELRDIGQCYTKNLHNSKLCKAEFETINVRMVRQQRDKYEKALLTGVLSKNHHELMLNFHLAERTLVGYSILKRDGIIAILDYFHKDIDILVQGQQKLVSFLDKLRQGVYNTPHPKFRTLENFLREFFKRRLNSKVLVVVESISSALIVADCLGRIPSCKHKVLMGGNYMQDVQSYCNGELDVLIVTIAAEPAISLCATDLIVLFNVTDNPRDFLAHIARTRGANPGAIVMLTTEGSEQLAVDEVISTRRKYFFENRTILPIGVDLSNEMMQSSPSIIPPGFQPKRRHAVFNLKAGNEAVVELDVEYPLNSSQPQAGEKRKIVEVLSGKPAAYDLSNGQAFYEVVPIKQQAIASIPPLLLSEECAASYEVE; encoded by the exons ATGAGCTCTACACCACTTGAG GTAATTTCACCGAATCAGGAATGCGTGGCTACCATGTTGCGACCATCACAACAGAGTAATCCTTACGCTGGGTTCGATCCGCATGCGGGTGTCAGCTGGCTGTACCCTGTCGACTCTACAACACCGGAATATTTACCGTCGATTACCGAAAAAGCTCTGCACTACAATTCGCTGGTCGTTTTACCAAATAAGTTTGAGAAATCATTTCTAGCAGCTGTAACAATGTACAACATCTACCGCTGGTATCCTCTGGGAAAGGTTATCTACGTGGCCCCGAAGCGAAGTTTTATAGCGGAGCAAATGGCTGCATGCGAGAATTTGGTGAAATTTCCAACTGGTGATTTAGTGGACATGGTTTTCAAGCCGAACGATCGTCTTCTGTATTGGATGTCGAAACGAATTTTCTTTATTACTTCCCACATGCTTTTGTGCGATATCACCCGGGCTGGTGAAAATCTACCCCTGGAGCAAACCAAACTAATCGTCATTGATGAACCGCAGTTGGAAAGTCGATTGCACGTCAAAATTCTGCAACAACTTGCCGAACGCAATGCAAATTTTAGAGTTATCTGCTTGTCGTTAACATCCAGCAAGACTATCGATGCAGCTATGCTTAAACATTGGCTTATTTCTAGTATCGAACTACAATGGGGTAATCCGCTAGAAGCGCCAGAAGATTGGTTGATGAATAAGAAAGAAATAAGCAATATTGCGACGCCAGTTGGCATCTCTCTGCAAATGCTGCTTGATGAGCTGCGTGATATTGGGCAGTGTTACACGAAGAATTTGCACAATTCAAAACTATGCAAAGCTGAGTTTGAAACGATAAACGTTCGGATGGTTCGACAGCAACGGGACAAATACGAAAAGGCTCTACTGACTGGAGTTCTGAGCAAAAATCATCACGAGTTAATGTTGAATTTTCATCTGGCCGAGCGGACCCTGGTTggttatagcattttgaaacggGACGGTATCATTGCGATACTGGATTACTTCCACAAGGATATCGACATATTGGTACAGGGCCAGCAGAAGCTGGTTTCGTTTTTGGATAAGTTACGGCAGGGTGTGTACAATACACCGCATCCAAAGTTTCGAACACTTGAAAATTTTTTGCGGGAATTTTTTAAG AGACGCCTTAACTCAAAGGTTCTAGTTGTGGTTGAAAGTATAAGTTCCGCCTTGATTGTTGCTGATTGTCTTGGCAGAATCCCATCGTGTAAACACAAGGTGCTTATGG GTGGAAACTACATGCAAGATGTACAATCATATTGCAATGGTGAATTAGATGTTTTGATCGTGACGATCGCGGCGGAGCCTGCCATCAGCCTTTGCGCAACGGATCTTATTGTGCTATTTAACGTAACAGATAATCCAAGAGATTTTTTGGCCCACATTGCCCGCACTCGTGGAGCAAATCCCGGTGCCATTGTAATGTTGACAACCGAAGGATCGGAGCAGCTTGCGGTGGATGAAGTAATCAGTACACGCCGCAagtattttttcgaaaaccgtACCATTCTACCGATTGGAGTAGATCTGTCCAACGAAATGATGCAAAGTTCGCCTTCTATCATCCCCCCGGGATTTCAACCGAAGCGAAGACATGCCGTTTTCAATTTGAAGGCGGGAAACGAGGCGGTCGTGGAACTTGACGTCGAATACCCGCTGAATTCTTCGCAACCACAAGCTGGCGAGAAGCGAAAGATCGTGGAAGTGCTTTCCGGAAAGCCAGCTGCCTACGATTTATCCAACGGTCAAGCGTTTTATGAGGTTGTGCCAATTAAGCAGCAAGCAATTGCTTCAATTCCGCCTCTTCTGTTGAGCGAGGAGTGTGCTGCGTCATACGAAGTCGAATGA
- the LOC129732523 gene encoding cap-specific mRNA (nucleoside-2'-O-)-methyltransferase 1 translates to MQTADKILARLTETETAHHTLEFDDRSPKLKIDPDTWIQIGPRKDTIADETNYCEVDLLQELLKLKSSLDSIHFRQIRAAGRQINPFEVNNGQFMNRAAVKIANIDAMFDWKLCQLPEANDSDDNLFYFVDIFGGPGGCSDYVLWRNGGWNARGFGFTTKGDYEFLPEMFRASFPETLDAFYGSNDCGNIFDPDNIRGFIDYVKAQTDDLGAHLVMCDGGFYVKNSHQEVISKQLYLCIVLLAISVVRPGGNAILKVFDLYTPFSVGLVYTLSKSYGKISIVKPITSRPANSERYLVCQKRLNSDQTFGDYLYSINRVLWEQKHAGYDILHIISSQIIEQNSAFCSFIRNANNDLARKQIDGLKSLVSAISSTYRKEWVNREFLQTTLWRLWKLDHKRHSPSVEGDKTKSAADYALQLVNIPTLKLFSAPDTTIYDRKMLREHFNDPREWSFVAVDVTVDQDKSIRTMFLSKGNGNVFYFDRQDEEWRQVKEYQLILSPQTLLYGEIVEEISVKDNAQKLVIALHIIDAVMLGGTDVRNFPLTKRNAICCKFAKALNRPLAAKSASPVRPIPIRCKQLQPMMGMDAFFNNITINPLPNGTKVLGCEIDSFDALETKRFYIPRGLLFIRHSQAKPLKVNQTELEFDKSLTSRHLWAWTKTNQIYSSSQCYNLSREDNLVYRMDFDDLLEQFED, encoded by the exons ATGCAAACGGCAGATAAAATTTTGGCCCGCTTGACGGAGACGGAAACTGCACACCATACACTGGAATTTGATGATCGCTCACCGAAGCTGAAGATCGATCCCGACACTTGGATTCAAATTGGACCCCGCAAAGATACCATCGCCGATGAAACCAACTATTGCGAGGTAGATTTGTTGCAGGAGCTTCTGAAATTGAAATCTTCACTGGACAGCATACACTTTCGCCAGATCCGAGCGGCCGGCAGACAGATAAATCCTTTTGAGGTTAACAATGGTCAGTTTATGAACCGTGCAGCGGTGAAGATCGCCAATATAGACGCAATGTTTGATTGGAAGCTCTGCCAGCTTCCGGAAGCGAATGATTCGGATGACAATCTGTTCTATTTTGTGGATATTTTCGGTGGCCCTGGCGGCTGCAGCGATTACGTTCTGTGGCGTAATGGAGGTTGGAATGCCAGGGGTTTTGGTTTTACAACCAAGGGAGATTATGAATTTCTTCCAGAAATGTTTCGAGCGAGTTTTCCAGAAACGTTAGATGCTTTTTACGGATCCAACGATTGCGGTAATATATTTGATCCAGACAATATTCGTGGTTTCATCGATTACGTGAAGGCGCAAACTGATGACCTTGGTGCACATCTGGTTATGTGCGACGGAGGGTTCTATGTCAAAAATAGTCACCAGGAAGTTATTTCGAAACAGCTTTATTTATGCATAGTTTTGTTGGCCATCAGCGTAGTTCGCCCTGGAGGTAATGCAATTTTGAAGGTGTTTGATTTATATACCCCTTTTAGCGTTGGGTTGGTTTATACGTTGTCAAAGAGCTACGGAAAAATTTCGATTGTCAAGCCAATAACTTCTCGTCCAGCCAATTCCGAACGATATCTGGTTTGTCAGAAGCGACTTAACAGTGATCAAACGTTCGGCGACTATCTTTATTCTATTAATCGCGTTTTATGGGAACAGAAGCACGCGGGTTACGATATTCTGCATATtatttcttcacaaatcatcgAGCAAAACTCGGCTTTCTGCAGCTTTATCCGTAACGCAAACAACGATCTTGCTCGCAAACAAATTGACGGGCTGAAATCGCTAGTTTCAGCCATTTCCAGCACTTACAGGAAGGAATGGGTTAACCGAGAGTTCTTACAGACGACATTGTGGCGCCTCTGGAAGCTGGACCATAAGCGTCATTCACCGTCTGTGGAAGGCGACAAGACCAAATCTGCTGCCGATTACGCCCTGCAGCTCGTGAACATTCCAACCTTGAAACTGTTCAGTGCACCAGATACAACAATATACGACAGGAAAATGCTTCGAGAACATTTTAACGACCCGCGGGAGTGGAGCTTCGTCGCCGTCGATGTGACGGTCGATCAAGACAAATCCATTCGCACAATGTTTCTGAGCAAGGGCAACGGGAATGTTTTCTATTTCGACCGACAGGATGAAGAATGGCGTCAAGTTAAAGAGTACCAGCTGATTCTTTCCCCCCAGACGCTTTTATATGGAGAGATTGTTGAGGAAATTTCTGTTAAG GATAACGCTCAGAAGCTTGTCATTGCTTTGCACATTATTGACGCCGTTATGTTGGGAGGCACAGATGTGCGCAATTTTCCTTTGACCAAACGAAATGCAATATGTTGCAAGTTTGCGAAGGCACTGAACCGACCGTTGGCGGCGAAGAGTGCCAGCCCAGTGCGCCCGATACCGATACGCTGCAAGCAGCTGCAACCGATGATGGGTATGGATGCATTCTTCAACAACATTACGATCAACCCATTACCGAATGGTACGAAAGTTCTCGGCTGCGAAATCGACAGTTTCGATGCGTTGGAAACGAAACGGTTctatattcctcgtggactgcTCTTCATTCGCCACTCGCAAGCCAAGCCTTTAAAAGTGAACCAAACGGAACTGGAGTTCGACAAATCTTTGACCAGCCGGCATCTGTGGGCTTGGACCAAAACTAACCAAATTTATTCCTCATCGCAGTGCTACAACCTATCCAGAGAAGACAACCTGGTTTATCGTATGGATTTCGACGATCTTTTGGAACAATTTGAAGATTAG
- the LOC129717715 gene encoding tetraspanin-13, whose protein sequence is MCGGFSCSKNALIALNILYVMVGFLLIGVGVYGRASSIVTNLPIIGGILACGVILILISVLGLIGAVKHHQVMLFFYMIILFMLFLIQFSIACSCLAVNQQQQRQFAEQGWSLAPTDIKQQVQEEFLCCGFNATATDDHPSCAVVNTKCCPEGAPEGCQCTPCMPKLESTIDYAFRLSGGIGLFFSFTEIIAVFLTRRYRNQQDPDHLPARAIFPQSNYVY, encoded by the exons ATGTGTGGAGGTTTCAGCTGttcaaaaaatgcattgattgcATTAAATATCCTCTATGTT ATGGTTGGATTTCTTCTGATCGGAGTTGGAGTTTATGGTCGGGCTTCGTCAATCGTAACTAACCTTCCGATCATCGGAGGTATACTAGCTTGCGGAGTGATCCTGATCTTGATTTCAGTTCTTGGTCTTATTGGAGCTGTGAAGCACCATCAAGTTATGCTATTCTTC TACATGATAATCCTGTTCATGCTGTTCCTGATTCAGTTCTCGATTGCCTGCTCTTGTTTGGCTGTAAATCAACAACAACAGCGACAGTTCGCCGAACAGGGTTGGTCTCTGGCTCCGACAGACATCAAACAGCAAGTACAGGAAGAGTTCTTGTGTTGTGGGTTCAACGCGACAGCCACCGACGACCATCCATCCTGTGCGGTAGTAAAT ACTAAATGCTGCCCAGAAGGAGCCCCTGAGGGTTGTCAATGTACGCCATGTATGCCGAAGCTGGAAAGTACGATCGATTACGCATTCCGCCTGTCCGGGGGAATTGGCTTGTTTTTCAGCTTCACCGAG ATTATTGCCGTCTTTCTAACCCGTCGCTACCGCAACCAGCAAGATCCGGACCATTTGCCGGCTAGGGCAATTTTTCCTCAAAGCAACTACGTGTACTAG